CAATTTGTTCGTTCACCTCATTCTGATAGGTTGCCAAATCGGATGCAGTATATTCAACAGTCATGAAGCCTAGTAATGATTCGGTCCAAGAGCTTACTCATGTATTCCGAAATTAATTCAGGTGAAATGGGGGAGTAATATGATATCAAGAAGGCGATCACTTATTGAAGTCCACATAGATACACACAGataaacatatatatattatgtatatatatatatatatatatatatatatatatatgtatatatcaACGCCCATAccattatcattatcaatAAGTTTGCGAGGCGGGTACCCTCCCTCGTGCTATTATATTACTGTTGCCTTAATTGAGTAATTTGATCGATGACTAATTGCAAGAGATTGTGATTGTTGTACGAAGTTATAAAATCATCCACAACACTCGTTGAGTTTTCCAGTGGTGAAGGTAAGCGGGATGAGATCTGAGTCTTAAACTCTTGCAATTGAGTAATCAATTTATTTCTCAAATCTGTCAGTGTCTCTTGAGGGCATTTATACAATTCTAAGTTTTGTAGGATTTCAATCGTAGGCTGCACCGTTTGATAAATTTGCAACGTGGTATCATTGGTTAAACCTTTTGAATAGAATACCGCTGTATCAATATATTGTTTCAATGCATCATCATCAAGTGGAGATACAGTGCCATCATTGAGGTTCGTATCATTATCATGGAAGATATCTAATTTATGAAGAGTTTCAGGCTCCTTAAGCTTGGCTCTCAAAGTAGAGAGTGTATCCAAATGTGtgtttatttctttcacGGTTCTCCGAATGAGATGGTCTCTAAAGGTGGACGAATTCACAAAATCGACAACAATCGCGTCCTTATATTGCTGATTGGAGTGATATTGATGATCTTTGCTGTTGGCACTTGATATCAGTAACGCTTGAACGTTATCGTTAAATAGTGTCTCGAATAGGGATTCATTGAATATAGAAAGTAAATCATCGTCCCACTTCGAGGAAAACTCCGTGTTTAGTAAATTGTATAGTTTTACCCACTGTAGTAAAGTTAAGTTTAATGTCTTCATAGAGTCCACCAAGAACTTCTGTAGTCGACAACATTTGTCCTTGACAAGCGCTTCAAATTTGGAAGGAACTGGTATCAAAGATAATTCGTGGAAATTCAACAGTAGCTCGTCGAATATCCGCGACGGAGTAGTGGAAGTAACTATACGATTACAGAAGTTGTTGATGGAGATGGTccaatttgaaattacTAAAATGTTTTGCGATGGTATGCTGactttttcttcgtcaCGAGGTGGTGATATATGGGTAGTGGTTTGGTATGGTAGTGGAGTTAACTTATTCaactgaaatttttcatcattgaAACACAGGGATTTAAAATCTTGATcaacatttttcaaattgagCGACAAGTCATTAACAGAATCGGTCAAGCTTAAGATCTTGTTATAGTTCTTTAGCAAATTCTTTTGGAAGGCCTCATTGGTTTTAGTCAAATCGTTCTGTAACTCCAATTGATAATCTTTAATCTGTGGAATATGAGAATCGCGAAACAATGGTAAGACTTCATCCATTTTCTATCGTATTGGTTTTTTTTAGGTTTTCTACCACAAGATTTGTTGTACGAATGTGTTATTTATTATTCACCGCCatgtttcatttttcttcagcATAATGATGAACTGTAACAGaaaataggaaaaaaaaattgtcatCTGAGAAATTGCTTTGGATGACCAGATCCAAAACAGACATAAGCATTCGTATAATTGGTACATAGGTATAtatcaaataaaaatatgcattattctaaaaaaaaaaaaaaaaaaaaaaaaaaaaaaatcaaaaatgtCTCTCTAAAGGGTGATTATAAAAAACTTGGTTTGGGCAAGTTTTTAGCCTCCCTTGGACCATTAGTGGCGAAAGTGGAGCCTGCATAAGAGTGACTGAGTTTTTTGGCACTGCCATTACAACCCATTGGTATTATCCCTTGAGAGCCATGCGGGGATTGTTTCTGGTTCAGAAGCAGATTCTTTAGGTTCTGACTCAGTAAACGAGTATCATCTTTGTTGTTCTGTCGTGGcgtttctttattattctgtctgttttttttacctaAAGTAGTTGTAGAGGAAGGGGAAGAAGGTGGAGAGTGCTTCTTTTGATTAAATGATGGTTTCTTGTTGGAAGAATGGCCGAAGTTAGGTTTCTGACCGTTAGGAAGAGTTTGAGGAGGTGGTATATCTGTGATATAgttgttattattggcGTTCTTAGCAGCATTTCCCCTCGCACGATTATTTCtagttttttgtttgattaGATTATTTGTCTTGTTCCTGCCAGCCGATGGCAACAGCCTGGAGCTGTTGAAATACATGGTATCCGTCGACATGCCTTGTAATATTTGTGTGAGTATATTTGTGTGCTAAGTGTAATTACGTTACGCTTTGCTGAGTACTTCGTCTTCAATACAGAGTATGTTATTGTCCTTGTTATTTGAAGACTTTTACCTTTTCTATCCGTATTTCTCTATCCGATACAACAACATCATTTTACACGAACAGCCGGATGATAAAACTGTAGTACGTATGGTATTTGTGATATCCTATATAGCCATATAATTACTAGCAGCTATGCAACAGTCAAAGGATCGCAATCCATTTTGCTTACGACTACTTCGTGGCCCTCATCTTGCAACAAGCCCTTCATAACGTCTTGAAGGAATCCACGCTCAGTATTTGAGTGGTTGCAAACAATAACGGTCTTGCCCATTTCTTTCCACTTCAGTACTTCATGATGTGACATTTCTCCCGTATAGTAAAGGTCTACGTCCTCTTTTAGTTGCTTAAACACGCCAGAACCGCTCCCGGCACAGACAGCGacttttttgattttgagtTGATTCCATGCGGATGGAGCAGCAAGAGATGCTACTTGTACATAGGGAACCCGTAAAACACGCTTGACATTTTTGACAATTTGCTCCAAAGAGATGTCTTTATTGAATTCTACGAATCTACCGTAGCCAATCAAGTCGTCAGTTTCGCCACTTACAGTTTCCAAGGCATAAGACTTTGCGACGTTCTCTCCGTTGTTCAAACCCCTAACCAACCAGTCATTTACACCGCCACGAGCGGCATCTACGGCAGTGTGAGGGCAGTATACGGATATTCCGTACTGGATTAGCTTTATAGCTGTCTCGTGTTGTGGGTTTGTATGTGGGCTTAATCTGTTCCAGCTTgggaaaataaaaggaTGGTAAGCAACAATTACGTTGCAGTTAGCATCCACAGCTTCTTGAGCAACTGACTTCGTGAGGTCTACAGTCAAAAGGACCTTTGTTTTAGCGTTTGCATCGGCAGTGGTGACTTGTGCAGTGGAACAATCGATGAGAAGACCCGTATTGTCCCAGCTCTTGTCTGCGTACTTTTGAGGGTAGAACTTGGTAATGCTACGCACAAGTTTGTCCAATTGTGCTCTAGTAATAGCTCTGCTCATTGCGTTTCGGTGGACTCTTGTTCTGTTTCCTTCCGACTGTGTATTGGAATAAGTTTTTCGGtgttatatatatacatatatatgacaggtgaaagaattgaaaaggtGAAAATAAATGACGAATTTGCAAAATCACATTTCCTAACAACTCAGTGGAGAGAAACAAAGCGCCAACGACACTATAAGATGCCCGTTACTGAACAGGGACTCCGCGAGAGGATAGAATCAGCCATACCGCAAGTTTACCATATCATTGTGACGGATCTTTCGTACGGTTGTGGTCAGTCGTTTGATATTGTGGTGGTCAGCGACTTCTTTCAAGGTAAAAGCAAACTAATGAGGAGTCGTGCAGTGAACAAGGCTGTGAAAGAAGAGCTGCAGGAGATTCATGCCTTTAGCTGCAAGTGCTACACTGAGGAGGAATGGTCTAAGATTGTGGTATGAAAAGGATGATATTGTTCTATTATTAAGTTTCGAAAGGAGACGGCATTGAATCTTTTTGGCATAGACGATTTTGCTTTCTTACGTTATTTACATCGGAGAGTATGTATTTGTGTAGTTATGTACTTAGATATGTAACTTAATTTAATGATATGGTGGGGGGCTATCCTCCATGCCCCATTTCCAGTTATTTGAAGGTTCTTGCGAGTTCAAACCTATGAAGTAAAACGGTTTCTTTTTAGATGTATCTTTCTTGGAGTCCAAATTTAGCGATATTTTTTCTGGTATAACGTATTTATCCCTTATCGATACTgttgttttcaaatatgGGGGAGATTGTTCTTCAAGCTCGGGTATCGGTGTTTGGACCGGTGTGGACGTAACTGTTTCAATAGCAGTACTATCATCAACAGCCTGTTCTCCTTGTGATTGTAGGTTCGATGGTGTGCGGGTCTTTTTGCATTTGATCTTTCTTCTCCTTGGTTTGGCATTGTCGTCGTTGCTGTTACTCCTATCGAAAAGTCGAGACTGAATCTTGGTTATCGTAGCCAAATCGTACTGGCTGGAATCTAACACTGTTTTAGGTAATAGATTGTGGGAACAGTAGAATGGCTTTACCAATTGTTTTGATGATACGGTTGATGACTTTGGTTGTGGAAATGATTGCGAAGAGTAGTAATTGTTTAAAGAGGGCATCCTTGATATAAATCTGTACAAGTTTTGTCTTTCCAAGCAACCAGGTATAGCGGAAAGAGAATTCATCACAGTGGAATGTAGTGACAGTGTTGACCTCGACGACACAATGCTTGAAAGACGTAGCATGTTTATTGGAGAAAGCTCTTGAAAATCTGATCCGTCCAAGATTACATTCCTAGACATTGTAGTTTGTTGATGATGATGCTCTCTTTTACCAGGGATGGTACTGGTGCTCTCGCCGCGATTGGTGAACCAGTTCTGTGACGTGTTGAAGAtcaaagaaggaagaacaTCCTTGAACACTACATGCATGGACTCTTTTAGCCTTCTCTCAATGGTGCTTTGGAGAATTTTTACAGAACAATCAAACTTAAAATCCAAATCAACGTCATTAAAGGATATCCCAATTCCAGGGttctttacaaaaatattcGTGATGGCTTCTAGCTCGATGGAACTGAACGTCATAGTTATAGGAATTGTGAACGATCCATTATTGATGAGCTGGGGCATGGTAAAGCTGGGTGTATCCTGTTCGTTaatcaataaaagattCGACTCTATGACTGTCTGTATCCGCAACATAGCATCCTTACATGAAATCTTGCAAATCCCCTTGGCCAGAGACTTGGGCTGCGTGATAATGTCTAGGTCCAGAATTTCTAGCTGTGGTATTGTAGGAAAATCCACCTTCTGTACCTTAATTCCGCTTTTCAAGATatctaatttctttttagaCGGTGAGTTCAAAGCCGTAGATAACTTTTCCCGTATTCGTTCATTGAAAGAGTTATCACCAAACACAGCTTCGTTGAATCTAAATGACATGACGATGCTGAAGTTTCTTGCAGttgtgttttttttgttataaTTGTTACTGTTTCTATGTTTTACGAATCTTCCATGACTCTTCTAATTGGTCTCTTTTTACTACAAGGCTTCATGGccctttttcaaacctAATTTATAAGTTCTTTGCCCTATGCTTAAAACAGTTTAGCCCTATTTAATATAGtacaaaaaaggaaaaacctaattgaaaaaagctATTCACCCTAGGTCATTACTACTTTTTCCCTTAGCTAGCCGTGTTTttagtttttgttttgtttattttacCTGTATTATGCCTTGTTTGATGACTTTAGTATGGGTTTGGTTTGTCTTATCCTTGGATACAAAAGGACCAGATACATTCACGTCTGGTCGGTAGAACATCGGTATCCAGTATAGTGTTCAGCTGTTCCTATAGAGACAAAATTTATAATCTGCGTGTAACAAATATCTGCAGGTTAAAAAAGTCCAGATCAGTGTTTCGAAGCTgttgatttttctttttttttttttatattaaaattttcatattccCTGATTGCATCGTTTATCTGATTATCATTTCATTGCATTCTTTAACTACTTGAGTTTTCTTTCCAGCTGTATACTATTGACACTAACATGAACGTGCCTGAAACAAGACAATCCTCCATAGTCGTAGCTATAAGAGTAAGGCCCTTTACGTCAATGGAAAAAACAAGATTGGTCAATGAAGCTAGTGGTGCAGAAGCTAACTTTCCCGGTTTGGGGGATTCGTCGTTAATATTACCCATGAGTAATAACTCCGACTCCGATATAGACATAGACGCTGAAGAAGGTTCTACGCGGagcaaaagaaatagcTTGCTGAGGAGAAAAGTAATTAGACCGGAGGGTATACGTAAAATTGTGGATTGTGTGGATGATAGAATGCTCATATTCGACCCAGCTGATAGAAACCCATTGAACAAAGTGAGTGATCAGGTCCTGAACTCGATGCGTGCAAGGGCCACTAAGGCCACTGCGTCCTCTATCAATAACAGCAATGCTACgaacaaattttcttcgCAACGTCGAAGGCACGGTGGCGAAATCAAGTTtgtatttgataaattgtTTGATGAAACCTCTTCCCAAGCCCGTGTATACAAAGAGACCACCAGCCCGCTCCTAGATTCTGTTTTAGATGGATTCAACAGTACCGTATTTGCTTACGGTGCTACTGGTTGTGGCAAGACATATACTGTGAGTGGCACACCTTCACAGCCGGGGATCATATTTCTAGCCATGGAGGAActattcaataaaattaCAGACCTGAAGGACGAAAAAGACTTCGAGATTTCACTGTCTTACTTGGAAATATACAATGAAAGAATCAGAGACCTTTTGAAACCAGAGACACCATCTAAAAGATTGGTCATTAGAGAAGATACGCAGAACCACATCAAAGTGGCGAATTTGTCGTATCACCACCCAAATACGGTAGAAGATGTGATGGACTTAGTTGTCCAGGGAAACATAAACAGGACTACGTCACCGACGGAAGCAAACGAAGTATCTTCACGATCTCATGCAGTGCTGCAAATACACATCATGCAGACAAATAAGCTTGTAGACTTGACCTCGCAACATACATTTGCTACACTTTCAATAATCGATCTAGCTGGGAGCGAAAGAGCCGCCGCAACAAGAAACCGTGGTATAAGATTACACGAAGGTGCGAATATAAATAGATCCCTACTAGCACTGGGCAATTGCATTAACGCGTTGTGCTTGAATGATGGCAGCAGAAGCTGTCATATTCCATACAGGGATTCCAAGTTAACTAGGCTGTTGAAATTTTCACTGGGTGGCAATTGCAAAACAGTCATGATTGTTTGCATATCGCCCAGCAGTTCACATTATGATGAGACATTGAATACTTTGAAATATGCAAATCGTGctaaagaaataaagaCCAAAATAATCAGAAATCAGCAGTCTTTGAGTAGACACGTTGGAtcttatttgaaaatgattaCGGAACAAAAGCGACAAATCGAAGAGTTACGCGAACGTGAAGAGAAgatgatttctttgaagCTAACGAAATACAAActaaacaaagaaaagatccAGTTAGCCATTAACGAGTGCGTCAATCGTGTTCAGCAAACGTATGCAGGAGTGGAAACGTATCAAGTAGCCAAGACCTTGAAATCATTAATACTTTGTAAAAGGCGGTTTTTGCAAATGGTCAAGCTAGAAGTGGATAATTTGATACTATTATTTGAACGGGAGGAAAGTACAGCCGCCGAGATGCAGCCGGTGATTAGTAATTGCCGAATGATCAGTGGTCAGCTTTATAACAAAATACACGAGTTAGAAATGAAATTTGATGAAACCGACACTCTGAGTTCCGTCATTCATCAGGTACATTCCATTGACTTGAACAAGTTAAGAGAGATGGAGGACTGGGATGAAACTTACGACCTGGTGTACTTGGAGTCGTGTttaaatcaaatatcaGAATTACAAAGAAACGAAATCTTGGTTAATTCCTCCATaatgacagaaaaattaatgTCAGATCCGGGTTTGAACTCCCGATTTAAATTTCTATCAAAGTGGCTGATGAATAGGACACCTAACATTGAATCCATAATTCAAGACCTGGTTCATATCGACGAGGAGTTTGAATCTTTTGCCAGAACTTTTATCGCCAATCCCGATAGCAATTTTACAAACacaaatataaatataataaacaCGACGGCAGCTGACTTGGCTGTTCCCGCTGAGACCCTACAACGGCAAAATTTttcccaaaaaaaagtaaagtGGACGAGTCCCGACCTTAGTCCCAGCCCTATGATTGAACCACAACCGGAGCTAGAACCAGAACTACACCAAGATCAAGACGCCATTGCAAGTGAAGTGGACGTAAGTATGCAAGATACCACATTCAATGAGCAGGGGCCCTCGACCCCCTCCGCTCCGACTACAGCGGTTCCAAGAAGGAAGATGCGCTCCTCCCTTCTTACTCATCAAAGTCTACTGGCCACTGCCAGGAAATAACATACATATCCTACGTAAACTATCGAATATAACTTCTTTCCGCCAGCATTAAACGCATTTATGTTGATTAATTCCGGGTTACgggaaaaatttttctttaatttcttttttttgaatttatttgGCACGAGAAAAGGTTCAAAGTGAATAATTGCTTTTAGTCATTAGACACATTACCTACTTTCTAAGAGATTCTAAAAGAAACTAAGCACCACAAATCATTGATCTTTTAAGAAAAACGCACAAGGATCATATACTAGATTCTCGTTCtcgttttttcttccttttttttttctctaaagCCTTTTACTGGGTTAATTTCCTTTATTGACccaaattaaaagaaaacgttTCTCAGGAGACTCTTTTAAGCAAAATTTAGCAAATTTGTGTTTGCTGTTGTTTTTACAGAGACTGCATTACTTGAAGGTTTGCCTTTAAGTCTTCGAgtcgtttttttttattaactTTAATCCTTTTTCTGTGTGTTTGTGTATATTCAGTGGGGTTATTTTACAGTATTCGAAGAGACTTCGTTTCACACATTTAAACCAGCTTTATTAGCGTTTAGCTTATACACTacaaggaattttttttttctttaacatTATTAAGACAGTTATTGAGTTAATTCGTCTTCAGCCCCCCTCCCCCCAACAAACCCCCCTTCATATAGAAATGGCTAATACTTTCAAGTATTATCCTGAAACGATGGGTAATTCTAGTGGTTATCCAATTAGTTTGCCTTTTCCGAAAGGTTCGGCTACTTCTGCTGTTAATGTTGCTAGGCAACTGCCTAAATATTTAGGTCATGTTCCCTCGCAATCAGTTCATACTCAGTTGCCATCCATGGCTTCTTTAGGTTACTTCAATCAGCCAAGTTCTACTTACTATGCTCCTCCTGCACCACTTCAACAGCACCAGCAACCACCTATCCTTCCCCCTCCGGGCCTAATGTACACTAGTAACAATAACAGCAACGTTATTCCTCCTCCTGTTCAAATGATTCGGGATGgacaacaacaaccacAACAATCTAACCAAGTAAATGGGGGCGTCAGTGAGAACTTGGACTACGATATTTCTATAATGTCAAAATTTATCATGGAAAATGCCTTTGTTGCCTTCAACGCGAACTATAGTACTGATGACCAGACCActgatctttttttcaagggcATATCTTCTGTGTTGAATGCCACGAGATTGCCTTCAGctactatttttttggctATAGATTATCTTTTCAAGTATATCAATAAATTATCTAATGGGATACATTCAATTGGTGGCAATTCGATCAATAtcatttatcaaaataCTATGATTGCGTTCATATTAGCAAACAAGTTCAACGATGACAAAACTTTCACCAATAACTCATGGTCACAGGCAACAGGAATACTGATAAATGTTATCAATGATTTCGAGAGACAATGGTTGAGAATATTTAACTGGGAATTGTATGATAGtgcttttctttattttgaGTTCGTCaagaattttgagattttcAAGCAAAATCAACTCAAACCTGCTGTAGCGGTTCCTACGTTATTATCTCCAATTGTCAACGTTGGTGATACGAGAAACGTAAATTTCAACTTGAAGCCTACTTCCACAAACAACCTATTATCTCCAGTTTCCAATTATGAAACCCCCATGCTGATGCCGCATAACATGTTTTCATCACCATCTTATCAGAGTAACTCAAGGTCTGAATTTTCTAGTATGAATGGTTATTATAACTATTACAACTATAATCAGCCAAGATTGAATTACTATCAACAATTCCCCaatatatattcttcaCCAATTTCGGAAACTCAGTTTGATTACGACTTCTACAATTTCAGTAgtcaacaacaacagcaacaacaaaaacaacacTCACTTTTACCTGCCGCTCCACAATTACCTCCCCCTCACGTCCATAATCAGTCTTACGGTCATCATCTTGGCTGGAAGTCAATGGATGACACAATAAATCATTCAAGATTTGAGCGAAACTACTTTCCGTATTCGGCAGTGTATTAgtgaaaacttttttttccttattttttctttgatccCATCGAATtactttctcttttgcCCAGGATCATCTTTCTAATCTatcattttattattttctctcATGAGAAAACAGAATTTCGAAACagatataataaaaaaattgaaaaatttgaaaaaaaaaaatctagaAACATATTTTCCTAAAATGAAAATCGGAAGctaacaaaatttttgaaaaacgaaataaagaagaaagattattattattactttttttattagtaCTCCATATGGACCTCTTAGGTGAGTGAtcttattaaaaaaaataaaaaaaataaaaaaatatgaaaaaaaaagaaaattaaaaactaaacaaattttatgaCAGGAATAAAaactataaaaaatgaaaaccaaaaaaaaaaagcactGGATTTTTAACATCTTGtccttttctttccctttatcattttttctcatttactttgttattaattttttttttcaagttctccacatatacatatgtaAGAATTGAGTCTATCTCTTTCTAATATTTAAGaaatacataaaaaaaccaattttttttttttattactagcaaatttatttttgtgAAGTGAAATTCATACATTGGCTTATTAAAGGTATTAAATATTActgaaattttatgaaccaaaaagaataatggATGATTGTAAGGTTACATGCAATATATCAAGATATTACTAGAGATTATTTACCGCCAGCTTCTCTAAACCACCTGATGCTTCTATCTAAACAAACACAGCATAAACTTTCATTTAAATCAGCTCCCATACCAGATCTCCAaccttttttcaaaaacttcacGTCAAAGACACCAGGTTCAGCTAAAGAATCTCCATGTTCATCAACAGCTAAGATAtcctcttcaatttcaatatcatcaCAATGCATATTCAATGTAGTGATTCTTTCCTTTGTTTTTACATCCCAAAATCTCAATTTACCATCCCATCCGGCACTGCATAATGTTTCACCAGAATCATTAAACGATAGACTCATGACCCAGCTAGAATGTGCAAATTCACCCAGACTTGCCTGCGAGCTATGGGTTGGTACGGATAAGGAGCCTATTCTTTCACCAAATTCAGTTTCATATAGAGTGATGCAACCAAATGAATTTGAATCGTGAGCAATGGCTAATAAGGATCCTTGAGGAGAAAATTTCACCGATCTGATGGAATTCGAATTATTAATCATAGAATGCTGAGATTCAAAATTGTACAACGGGCGTAATGTAGATAGTTCTGAAATTTGTACTGTTCCATTATTAAAACCTGTGGCAATTAGTCCTCGTTCAGAGATATCCACAGAAGTGGCAAATTGACTTGGAGTCATAGGCGATTCGACAGTGCCTTGTAATTCTAACGTGGGGCTCCAATTTAGTGTTAAAGAATTTGACTCATCTGCAAACGGGTGAAACTTCCAAATGTAAGTGGTCCCTTTGACGTCTGTAGCAACCAGCCTATGGGAAAGTAGTCTGTCATTTGAGGCACCCCATTTTAATGCCCAAAAGGAATGCTTTTTCATGTCTGAGTCTAGAAGATCCAATTTCTCGAATATAACTTTTTTAGTCTCATCTTCTCTAGTGATACGATAGAAGAGTAAATCGCCAGAAAATGAAGTGGTAGCAACAAGGCATAATTCAAATGCATCTCTCTCAATAGCTTGCAAGACATCGACATGGTGCAATCCGGACTTATGGACAAAGTGAGAATATGACTTATCTTTTggattttcattatctaACAGCTTATTATCCCACACCTTTAAGTAACCGTCACCTGAACAACTTACCGTAAATGAATTGCAAGCAGAAACCGAGAAAATATCAGCGTCATGAGCTTTACCTGCATTTGCTGTGGCAATAAACACTTTGGACATTTTTCCAATACTTGATTAACCtctttttcgtttcttGTCTTTATTTTAGATTTGTTTTAATATCGCCtaatttttccttctttactttatattttttttatttttcgcCTAAAGATTTGTATCAATTAATTAGccaacaaaaacaaaaacaataaagtCATATAAGGGTTGATAATTGATATTGATGGCAGCTAATTCTGTAGGGAAAATGAGTGAAAAGTTAAGAATCAAGGTGGACGATGTTAAAATCAACCCCAAGTATGTTTTATACGGTGTTAGTACACCAAACAAGCGCCTTTACAAAAGGTATTCCGAGTTTTGGAAACTGAAGACACGATTGGAGAGAGATGTAGGAAGCACCATCCCATATGACTTCCCTGAAAAGCCCGGTGTATTGGACAGGAGGTGGCAAAGAAGATATGATGATCCGGAAATGATCGATGAAAGACGGATCGGACTAGAGAGGTTCCTCAATGAATTGTATAACGATCGTTTTGATTCTCGATGGAGAGACACAAAAATAGCGCAAGACTTCCTGCAGTTGTCAAAGCCAAATGTTTCTCAAGAAAAGTCACAGCAGCATCTAGAAACTGCTGACGAAGTGGGATGGGATGAGATGATAAGAGATATTAAATTGGATTTAGATAAGGAGAGTGATGGCACACCCAGCGTGCGTGGAGCACTAAGGGCACGTACGAAGCTCCACAAGTTACGAGAGCGACTAGAACAGGATGTGCAAAAGAAGTCTCTTCCAAGCACGGAAGTGACTCGTCGCGCCGCTCTATTGAGGTCCTTGCTCAAGGAATGCGATGACATTGGTACAGCAAACATAGCTCAGGACCGTGGACGACTTCTGGGGGTTGCCACCAGTGACAACTCTTCAACCACGGAAGTTCAAGGAAGAACGAATAACGATTTGCAACAGGGGCAGATGCAAATGGTGCGCGATCAAGAACAAGAGTTGGTTGCACTGCACCGAATTATCCAGGCACAACGTGGATTGGCCTTAGAGATGAACGAGGAGCTGCAAACACAGAATGAGCTACTTACAGCACTTGAAGATGACGTCGATAACACTGGTAGGAGGTTACAGATAGCCAACAAGAAGGCTAGACATTTTAACAACAGTGCTTGAATTAATGAGTTACTATCCGGGTTACAAATCCTGAGAGTATATTTgtactaaaaaa
This sequence is a window from Saccharomyces cerevisiae S288C chromosome VII, complete sequence. Protein-coding genes within it:
- the COG1 gene encoding Golgi transport complex subunit COG1 (Essential component of the conserved oligomeric Golgi complex; a cytosolic tethering complex (Cog1p through Cog8p) that functions in protein trafficking to mediate fusion of transport vesicles to Golgi compartments), which gives rise to MDEVLPLFRDSHIPQIKDYQLELQNDLTKTNEAFQKNLLKNYNKILSLTDSVNDLSLNLKNVDQDFKSLCFNDEKFQLNKLTPLPYQTTTHISPPRDEEKVSIPSQNILVISNWTISINNFCNRIVTSTTPSRIFDELLLNFHELSLIPVPSKFEALVKDKCCRLQKFLVDSMKTLNLTLLQWVKLYNLLNTEFSSKWDDDLLSIFNESLFETLFNDNVQALLISSANSKDHQYHSNQQYKDAIVVDFVNSSTFRDHLIRRTVKEINTHLDTLSTLRAKLKEPETLHKLDIFHDNDTNLNDGTVSPLDDDALKQYIDTAVFYSKGLTNDTTLQIYQTVQPTIEILQNLELYKCPQETLTDLRNKLITQLQEFKTQISSRLPSPLENSTSVVDDFITSYNNHNLLQLVIDQITQLRQQ
- the EDC1 gene encoding Edc1p (RNA-binding protein that activates mRNA decapping directly; binds to mRNA substrate and enhances activity of decapping proteins Dcp1p and Dcp2p; has a role in translation during heat stress; protein becomes more abundant and forms cytoplasmic foci in response to DNA replication stress; EDC1 has a paralog, EDC2, that arose from the whole genome duplication) — encoded protein: MSTDTMYFNSSRLLPSAGRNKTNNLIKQKTRNNRARGNAAKNANNNNYITDIPPPQTLPNGQKPNFGHSSNKKPSFNQKKHSPPSSPSSTTTLGKKNRQNNKETPRQNNKDDTRLLSQNLKNLLLNQKQSPHGSQGIIPMGCNGSAKKLSHSYAGSTFATNGPREAKNLPKPSFL
- the NIF3 gene encoding uncharacterized protein (hypothetical protein; the authentic, non-tagged protein is detected in highly purified mitochondria in high-throughput studies), whose amino-acid sequence is MSRAITRAQLDKLVRSITKFYPQKYADKSWDNTGLLIDCSTAQVTTADANAKTKVLLTVDLTKSVAQEAVDANCNVIVAYHPFIFPSWNRLSPHTNPQHETAIKLIQYGISVYCPHTAVDAARGGVNDWLVRGLNNGENVAKSYALETVSGETDDLIGYGRFVEFNKDISLEQIVKNVKRVLRVPYVQVASLAAPSAWNQLKIKKVAVCAGSGSGVFKQLKEDVDLYYTGEMSHHEVLKWKEMGKTVIVCNHSNTERGFLQDVMKGLLQDEGHEVVVSKMDCDPLTVA
- the BOL2 gene encoding Bol2p (Cytosolic protein involved in repression of iron regulon transcription; forms an iron-independent complex with Fra1p, Grx3p, and Grx4p; null mutant fails to repress the iron regulon and is sensitive to nickel; sequence similarity to human BOLA family member, BOLA2) encodes the protein MTGERIEKVKINDEFAKSHFLTTQWRETKRQRHYKMPVTEQGLRERIESAIPQVYHIIVTDLSYGCGQSFDIVVVSDFFQGKSKLMRSRAVNKAVKEELQEIHAFSCKCYTEEEWSKIVV